In Salvelinus alpinus chromosome 30, SLU_Salpinus.1, whole genome shotgun sequence, a single genomic region encodes these proteins:
- the LOC139560140 gene encoding putative nuclease HARBI1 isoform X2 — protein MKAQNCVFLSALTMGCPFVRDVVDEEALVLRRAFRRERVFRDRLDPLAFPDDHLYERYRFSADGIRYLCRLLGPRIKHRTARSHALSVEQMVCVALRFFASGAFLYSVGDAEQLNKATICRTIRSVCLAIKALADVFISFPGHRRLCDIKEEFYRIAGFPNVIGAVDCTHIRIKAPSGAHEADFVNRKSFHSINVQMVCNADCVISNVVAKWPGSVHDSRIFRASEIYQCLSQGKPHNPYL, from the exons atgaaggcccaaaattgtgtgttcctttctgctctgacaatgggatgcccattcgtgcgagatgtggtggatgaagaagcacttgtgctgaggagagccttcaggcgagaaagggtcttcagggaccggttggacccactggccttccctgatgaccatctatatgaaagatacaggttttctgcagatggcatcaggtatctatgcagactactgggtcccaggattaagcaccgcactgcacggagccatgcactgagtgtggagcaaatggtttgtgtggccttgcgcttttttgctagtggagccttcctgtactcagtgggggatgcagaacagctgaacaaggccacaatttgccgcacaataaggagtgtgtgtctggctatcaaagcattagcagatgtcttcatctccttccctggccacagaagactctgtgacatcaaagaggagttctataggattgcag gtttccccaatgtcattggtgcagtggactgcacacacataaggataaaagccccctcaggtgcccatgaggccgattttgtgaataggaaatcctttcacagcattaatgttcag atggtctgcaatgctgactgtgtgatcagcaatgttgtggcaaaatggcctggctcagtccatgactccagaatctttcgggcctctgaaatctatcagtgcctatcacaaggtaagccacacaacccctatttataa
- the LOC139560140 gene encoding putative nuclease HARBI1 isoform X1, producing MKAQNCVFLSALTMGCPFVRDVVDEEALVLRRAFRRERVFRDRLDPLAFPDDHLYERYRFSADGIRYLCRLLGPRIKHRTARSHALSVEQMVCVALRFFASGAFLYSVGDAEQLNKATICRTIRSVCLAIKALADVFISFPGHRRLCDIKEEFYRIAGFPNVIGAVDCTHIRIKAPSGAHEADFVNRKSFHSINVQMVCNADCVISNVVAKWPGSVHDSRIFRASEIYQCLSQGEFSGVLLGDRGYGCQPFLLTPFTDRQEAQQAYNHAHARTRARVEMTFGLLKARFHCLHK from the exons atgaaggcccaaaattgtgtgttcctttctgctctgacaatgggatgcccattcgtgcgagatgtggtggatgaagaagcacttgtgctgaggagagccttcaggcgagaaagggtcttcagggaccggttggacccactggccttccctgatgaccatctatatgaaagatacaggttttctgcagatggcatcaggtatctatgcagactactgggtcccaggattaagcaccgcactgcacggagccatgcactgagtgtggagcaaatggtttgtgtggccttgcgcttttttgctagtggagccttcctgtactcagtgggggatgcagaacagctgaacaaggccacaatttgccgcacaataaggagtgtgtgtctggctatcaaagcattagcagatgtcttcatctccttccctggccacagaagactctgtgacatcaaagaggagttctataggattgcag gtttccccaatgtcattggtgcagtggactgcacacacataaggataaaagccccctcaggtgcccatgaggccgattttgtgaataggaaatcctttcacagcattaatgttcag atggtctgcaatgctgactgtgtgatcagcaatgttgtggcaaaatggcctggctcagtccatgactccagaatctttcgggcctctgaaatctatcagtgcctatcacaag gtgaattctctggtgtgttgctgggagacagggggtatggctgccagccttttctcctgacacctttcacagaccgccaggaagcacagcaggcctacaaccatgcccatgccaggaccagggccagagttgaaatgacctttggcctcctgaaggcacgctttcactgccttcacaaatga